A part of Amphiprion ocellaris isolate individual 3 ecotype Okinawa chromosome 16, ASM2253959v1, whole genome shotgun sequence genomic DNA contains:
- the sdhaf4 gene encoding succinate dehydrogenase assembly factor 4, mitochondrial, whose translation MYLLRLCASTSRHVVLKGLSVESVFTGCSRTASGAVKGREPLKKAKTPQGRFDSTEDKSKDVLEKFPDDVNPVTKEKGGPRGPEPTRYGDWERKGRCVDF comes from the exons ATGTATCTTCTGCGTTTATGTGCTTCAACCAGCAGACATGTTGTTTTGAAGGGTCTCTCCGTGGAGTCAGTGTTTACAG GATGTTCACGGACAGCCAGTGGAGCGGTCAAGGGCAGGGAGCCACTGAAGAAAGCTAAAACCCCACAGGGACGGTTTGACAGCACTGAGGACAAGAGCAAAGATGTTTTGGAAA AATTTCCTGATGATGTGAACCCTGTAACCAAAGAGAAAGGGGGTCCTCGTGGTCCAGAGCCCACCCGCTATGGAGACTGGGAGAGGAAAGGCCGCTGTGTTGACTTCTAG